The genomic segment AGCCCTCCAAGCAGTAGCTATGCCATTGCGACTCAGGGATCTGCAACATCTCCTCCCTCAGTAGCGTTGAGTAGGCATAAACTATTCTTTCGTGCGGCGTCCTTGGCTGCGACAAGACGTTTATTGTCTCGGCAGTGGTCTTAGCCTGTTGCATGATCTGCAACAAAGAGAGTGCAATCCTGGTAAGTATTTTTTGGGAGGCGATGGAGAAACGTGGACGTAGGGCGGAGTAAATGAGAAATTTGCTGATGGTTCACCCGAAAGCACTTACATCCGTGAACATCTCCCGCTGAAGTTGTTGAACAGGCACGTTGCAACCTGCCGCAGTTGTGCAGGCCGGCTTCTGCTTGGCGTGCTGCTGTTTGTCCGCTGTGCCGGACCCAGAGGGTCCCTCTGGGGCATCCGTCTCGCCCTCACTCGAGGTGGCGCACGATGATTTCCCCATGGTAAGCTGGAAGAAAGTAAATGTGTATCAGAAATGTGCAAGGCCATCAGGATGTAGCAAGCAAGGTGACCACCAAGTTATCATTGTCAAATATCATTTGACCATCTCACTTTCCAACAAATTATAATTGTTACATAATTTTCTTAACTATTCACCTTCCTGCCGCTCTTCCTCCTATGCACTCGGACTATGTGATTCCGCACGAACCCCCATTTCTCCACTATCCATTGCTCTCTGTCAGTCAGTGGCTGACTGGCGGAGCCAGTCTTGCCAAGACTGTGAGACAGCCTCCCGAACCGTGTCCTCTGACTCTTGAACCATTGACACAGTTGGTCATCTGTGAAAACATAGAATAAATGAAGATCAGTGTTGAGCAAATTGTAATCTTAATTGGAACTGCAATTACAACCACAGAAATGTAGACAAACTACAATATATGTACTTACAAGAGCAGCCAGGGAACTCCTTTGCCTTGTTTTCAAGCATCGCGTTGCGGAGATCCGTGCTCCTGAAATCACGATGGCCCTTATCGTACAGTTCTCGGTGGGCCTGATACCATTCTACCAGGtctccctcttgttccctggtaaaATTATAAGGCCTTGTGACCACCGTTTTCTTCCTCTTCACCGGCGCAGCTGAGGCATCAGTCTCCTGAGCCAAATCCGAGTCCCATTCTGCAGCAGGAGCTGGGTCAGGAGTTGGGGCATGAACTGGGGTAGGAACTGGTGAGGGTTTTAAGGCAAAAGATCGGGCAGGAGATGGGACAGGTACTGATGCAGGAGCAGGGTCAGGAACAGCAGCATGGCCAGAAGCAGTGGCTGGACCCTCCAGTATCTGTATGTTGTTTCTAATAATCTGCTTTACCTTGTCCTGTATGGAATGCTTCTTGATGTTCCTGGGGTCCCTTGTTCTCTTCATGTTCTCTGTGGATCGCTGCAGCTGGGAGGGAAGAAAAACGGACTCTGTGGCAAGAAACGCGGTAAGTGGCGATTATTTACAAATCGCGCCCGGTTTTTATGCTGATGCGATAAAGGCGGGCCGACTGAGAATGGgcgtcgaaggtagacaaaagtgccggagaaactcagcgggtgcagcagcatctatggagctgggcaaagtttccggccgaaacccttcttcagactgatcttaatggacgtcgcacggcgtcgggcggtgacgtcatcgccagGCTcgacgtacgccgtcaagacgctgcgtacaacgtCAATACGCTGcgaacgacgtcaagacgctgcgtacgccctcaatgcgggcgcctgtgggccgacaggccgttggcgcgcgggattttcggacagtgcgggattttcggagccccgcgcgatgtcgggaccagccccgcacaactccatgcgCCTCCCCGCatccaagtgggaccggccccgcgcgtccatacggtgcccgtactcctcaagcgaccacgtttggtcgccccagccgcatgcaatcgcatgcaagtggacaggccctttagtttaacaCATAATCACCTCGCATTCTCAGAGATAGAATTATTATACTGAACATTTGATTATTATTGTTTATATACTCAGTAACATGTAGTTAGATGGGCGCTACTGTAGGCTGGTGTCTCCAAAGGGTGGAGTGTATTTTAAGGGTTAAACAGACAATTTCAGCTAAAATTGAGTTATCAGCTAGATTAGCAGCACCGCATTCTAAACCCTTCGAAAACAAGATGTTCCCAAGACATGTGGGATATGTTTCCGCATCTGTTCCCACACAATGCCGGGGAACGTCTGAGTTTGCTGAGCAAAACACGTTGGGCGGATCGCCGCGGACAAAGGGGGGCTTATGATTGTCTCCGGGAGTGGGTATGGCAGATAAGAAATGCCGTAAAGGATGGTGTCCGGCGCCCTTCCAAGAGGAGCCCCAGCGAACGGGTACCAGGTGATCAACAACAGGAACATCCTGTGGCGTGTACTCGGGGTTTGACAGTGTATATGCGGATACGTGAGCCTATGTGCCATATTTTATTTAGAAGTTTAATAAAATACCTTGTTATTCACACTCTTATTTGTCCAAATCCGgtgatttatcgaacacaacaCAATTATGAAGGATCTGCACCACTAGGGCCATTCCTTCTTCACCCTGAAGTCCCATATCACCTGGCTGAGGAACAGCGATTTTCCTGCAAATGATCAGGTTCATGACCGGTCCTGCCATGACAAGGGTGCACTCCAATCCAtctcttgcattttgtgtttttgcactgacattttttttg from the Amblyraja radiata isolate CabotCenter1 chromosome 16, sAmbRad1.1.pri, whole genome shotgun sequence genome contains:
- the LOC116982106 gene encoding uncharacterized protein LOC116982106 isoform X1, translating into MKRTRDPRNIKKHSIQDKVKQIIRNNIQILEGPATASGHAAVPDPAPASVPVPSPARSFALKPSPVPTPVHAPTPDPAPAAEWDSDLAQETDASAAPVKRKKTVVTRPYNFTREQEGDLVEWYQAHRELYDKGHRDFRSTDLRNAMLENKAKEFPGCSYDQLCQWFKSQRTRFGRLSHSLGKTGSASQPLTDREQWIVEKWGFVRNHIVRVHRRKSGRKLTMGKSSCATSSEGETDAPEGPSGSGTADKQQHAKQKPACTTAAGCNVPVQQLQREMFTDIMQQAKTTAETINVLSQPRTPHERIVYAYSTLLREEMLQIPESQWHSYCLEGLVLARAHRLLLPAVPLQTTFRINTSPPPSGHSSHSSREAIGNCSILFPRLPNFQDHNFHQALSVAS
- the LOC116982106 gene encoding uncharacterized protein LOC116982106 isoform X2, which produces MKRTRDPRNIKKHSIQDKVKQIIRNNIQILEGPATASGHAAVPDPAPASVPVPSPARSFALKPSPVPTPVHAPTPDPAPAAEWDSDLAQETDASAAPVKRKKTVVTRPYNFTREQEGDLVEWYQAHRELYDKGHRDFRSTDLRNAMLENKAKEFPGCSYDQLCQWFKSQRTRFGRLSHSLGKTGSASQPLTDREQWIVEKWGFVRNHIVRVHRRKSGRKLTMGKSSCATSSEGETDAPEGPSGSGTADKQQHAKQKPACTTAAGCNVPVQQLQREMFTDIMQQAKTTAETINVLSQPRTPHERIVYAYSTLLREEMLQIPESQWHSYCLEGLVLARAHRLLLPSPMRPIP